The following are encoded together in the Emcibacter sp. SYSU 3D8 genome:
- a CDS encoding alpha/beta hydrolase — protein sequence MQKGTQSSISIKDSLRYLRRQLLVCTPLNVLNASVPTNRIAITRNIVYGQHKRKRLDIYRPSDIPGPLPVVVFFYGGKWTMGHREDYLFAGQGLASMGYVVVVPDYRLYPEVRFPAFMHDAAAAVVWASRYAQDYRGDPDRIVLLGHSAGAFMAAKLAFNLEYLGQRGYDARKLRGLVGLSGPYDFLPMLKKDHELGQIFRSHIDSELSQPITFAHAEAPPTLLLSGENDPIVWPVNSENLQARLTELGVHAEYKSYPNISHAGTVLALAHMFRWRAGVAEDVNRFIDKVARG from the coding sequence TTGCAAAAGGGCACGCAATCGTCGATCTCGATCAAGGACAGCCTGCGCTATCTGCGTCGGCAGTTGCTGGTGTGCACGCCGCTCAACGTCCTGAACGCCTCGGTTCCCACCAATCGCATCGCCATCACCCGCAACATCGTCTACGGCCAGCACAAGCGCAAACGGCTGGACATTTATCGGCCATCGGACATTCCTGGCCCGCTGCCCGTGGTGGTGTTCTTCTACGGGGGCAAATGGACCATGGGCCACCGCGAGGATTACCTGTTCGCCGGCCAGGGCCTTGCCTCCATGGGCTACGTGGTGGTCGTGCCGGATTACCGCCTCTATCCCGAAGTACGCTTTCCGGCCTTCATGCACGATGCCGCCGCCGCCGTCGTCTGGGCGTCGCGATATGCCCAGGACTATCGCGGCGATCCGGACCGGATAGTCCTGCTCGGGCATTCGGCGGGCGCCTTCATGGCCGCCAAGCTGGCCTTCAACCTGGAATATCTGGGTCAGCGCGGCTACGACGCCCGCAAGCTGCGTGGCCTGGTCGGGCTGTCGGGGCCCTACGATTTCCTGCCCATGCTGAAAAAGGACCACGAGTTGGGCCAGATCTTCCGGAGCCACATCGATTCCGAGTTGAGTCAGCCGATCACATTCGCCCATGCCGAGGCGCCGCCGACCCTCTTGCTGAGCGGCGAGAATGACCCCATCGTCTGGCCGGTGAACTCGGAGAACCTGCAGGCCCGGCTCACCGAACTCGGTGTGCACGCCGAGTACAAGAGCTATCCCAACATCAGCCATGCCGGCACGGTGCTGGCGCTGGCGCACATGTTCCGCTGGCGCGCCGGGGTTGCCGAGGACGTGAATCGCTTCATCGACAAGGTCGCCCGCGGCTGA
- a CDS encoding FAD-dependent oxidoreductase, with protein MALAHVFSPLVINGVEIKNRVLRTAHGTNLGADLSDDLIAYHEARARGGVGLSLIEASSVHRTGPMTMHAWSDDIIPRYRKLMKSVKPHGMRMFSQINHMGFLQGPPWAQPWSASEVLANPLTGMTSHSMTKDEIAEVVDAFAQAARRALEGGLDGVEIHAAHNFLFQQFISEKFNHRTDEYGGSFENRMRLLMETLRAVRAMVGPKYPLGLRVGPNNAPGWLNVEEHQDIVARVLQEDLIDFLDVSHGASGSASHKIIGAMHEDTGYELHMSVPVTQVAKGRIPRFVTGRFRTLQDVDDAIARGDADMVGMTRAHIADPDIVRKTLEGRSHEIRPCIGCNQGCLGGLMQGRIGCTVNVTAGRELTLDEAPPPAPATKDVMVVGGGPAGMEAARVAAQRGHRVTLVEAGPRLGGTVQVARLAPRHAGIGDVVDWLEGEMERRGVTVLLDTWVEKAFIETRRPDVVILATGAVPRMDGKQSPVPDVEVGGVRQDHVVSTAQLLTGRHNQIGGTALVLDDVGGYEGIGAAEFLVEKGATVTFVTTKETFAPKMTVPGVAVPALERLNKDGRFRLVSRAYLKDIGAENAVVGSLEGWPDMTVPAETVVLVTPNRPNNALAEAIEALGIPVHVVGDAIEQAFLPAAFRTANLAARAI; from the coding sequence ATGGCACTGGCACACGTGTTCAGTCCACTCGTGATCAACGGCGTGGAAATCAAGAACCGCGTGCTCCGGACGGCGCACGGCACCAATCTGGGCGCCGACCTGTCCGACGACCTGATCGCCTACCACGAGGCGCGGGCGCGGGGCGGTGTCGGACTGTCGCTGATCGAAGCCTCCAGCGTGCACAGGACCGGTCCCATGACCATGCACGCCTGGAGCGACGACATCATTCCGCGCTATCGGAAGCTGATGAAGTCGGTGAAGCCGCACGGCATGCGGATGTTCTCGCAAATCAACCACATGGGCTTTCTGCAGGGTCCGCCCTGGGCGCAGCCCTGGTCGGCTTCAGAGGTTCTGGCCAATCCGCTGACCGGCATGACGTCGCATTCGATGACGAAGGACGAAATCGCCGAAGTGGTCGATGCATTTGCCCAGGCGGCACGACGAGCCCTCGAGGGCGGGCTGGACGGCGTCGAGATCCATGCGGCCCACAATTTCCTGTTCCAGCAGTTCATTTCCGAGAAATTCAACCACCGCACCGATGAATATGGCGGCAGCTTCGAGAACCGCATGCGGCTGCTGATGGAGACGCTGCGTGCCGTGCGCGCCATGGTCGGGCCGAAATATCCCCTGGGTCTGCGGGTAGGGCCGAACAACGCGCCGGGCTGGCTCAATGTGGAGGAGCACCAGGACATCGTCGCACGGGTCCTGCAGGAGGATCTGATCGACTTTCTCGATGTCTCGCATGGCGCCTCCGGCAGCGCCAGCCACAAGATCATCGGCGCCATGCACGAGGATACCGGCTACGAACTGCATATGAGCGTGCCGGTGACGCAAGTGGCCAAGGGGCGCATCCCGCGCTTCGTCACGGGCCGGTTCAGGACATTGCAGGACGTGGATGACGCCATCGCGCGCGGCGATGCCGACATGGTGGGGATGACCCGCGCCCACATCGCCGATCCGGACATTGTCCGCAAGACGCTAGAAGGACGCAGCCACGAGATCAGACCGTGCATCGGCTGCAACCAGGGCTGCCTCGGCGGCCTGATGCAGGGGCGTATCGGCTGTACCGTCAACGTGACCGCAGGGCGGGAACTGACCCTGGACGAGGCGCCGCCGCCCGCGCCGGCCACAAAGGATGTGATGGTGGTCGGCGGCGGTCCGGCGGGCATGGAAGCGGCCCGAGTCGCAGCGCAGCGCGGCCACCGGGTCACGTTGGTCGAGGCGGGGCCCAGGCTCGGCGGTACGGTCCAGGTGGCGCGGCTGGCGCCCAGGCATGCCGGCATCGGCGACGTGGTCGACTGGCTGGAGGGCGAGATGGAACGGCGCGGCGTGACCGTCCTGCTCGATACCTGGGTCGAGAAGGCATTCATCGAGACCCGGCGGCCGGATGTGGTGATCCTGGCGACGGGCGCTGTGCCCCGCATGGATGGGAAACAGTCGCCGGTTCCCGATGTGGAGGTCGGCGGCGTCAGGCAGGACCATGTGGTTTCGACCGCGCAATTGTTGACCGGCCGCCACAACCAGATCGGCGGCACGGCGCTGGTGCTCGACGACGTGGGCGGCTACGAGGGCATCGGCGCCGCCGAATTCCTGGTGGAGAAAGGCGCGACGGTGACCTTCGTCACCACCAAGGAGACCTTCGCACCCAAAATGACGGTGCCCGGTGTCGCCGTGCCTGCGCTGGAGCGTCTCAACAAGGACGGGCGCTTCAGGCTGGTATCCCGGGCCTATCTGAAGGATATCGGCGCGGAAAATGCCGTGGTCGGCTCGCTGGAAGGCTGGCCCGACATGACGGTCCCGGCTGAAACGGTCGTGCTGGTGACACCCAACCGGCCCAACAATGCATTGGCCGAGGCGATCGAGGCGCTGGGAATTCCCGTCCATGTGGTGGGGGACGCCATCGAGCAGGCATTCCTGCCAGCGGCGTTCCGTACGGCCAACCTTGCCGCCCGGGCGATATAG
- a CDS encoding glycine betaine ABC transporter substrate-binding protein — MLMLMLLVWPAQSWAVTVGSKAFTEGVILGEILTGALRDAGIDAAHRTGLGGTRIVYEALKGGDIDAYVDYTGTISGEIVAGRDASTAEAMRAALREDGIGMTGSLGFENTYAIAMRADRAQSLGIAALSDLRAHPGLKLVFSNEFLDRKDGWPLLRGRYRLPQSDVRGMEHELAYRALGSDAIHATDVYTTDANIPAYGLTVLRDDLAVFPEYQAVVLYRLDLPAGAIAALRQLEGRIDVARMQSMNADVTLRGKTERSVAAAFLQPGAPPSPDAAGFWRRLVRTTGAHLTLVGLSLGAAILVAVPLGILAYRRPRAGQVILAVAGVAQTIPSLALFVFMIPLVGIGGPPALIALFLYSLLPIVRNTHAGLHGIPASLRESAEALGLPRGVILRRIELPLATRSIMAGIKIAAVINVGTATLGALIGAGGYGQPILTGIRLADTGMILEGAVPAALLALATQGLFELLERRLVPRGLRLPPRATDA, encoded by the coding sequence ATGCTGATGCTGATGCTGCTCGTCTGGCCGGCCCAGTCCTGGGCCGTGACCGTGGGCTCCAAGGCATTCACCGAAGGCGTCATTTTGGGCGAGATCCTGACCGGAGCCCTGCGGGATGCAGGGATCGACGCCGCGCACCGCACAGGGCTGGGCGGCACGCGCATCGTCTACGAAGCGCTGAAGGGCGGCGATATCGACGCCTATGTGGATTACACCGGCACGATCTCGGGCGAAATCGTCGCGGGACGCGATGCATCCACCGCCGAGGCCATGCGCGCCGCTTTGCGCGAAGACGGCATCGGCATGACCGGTTCGCTGGGTTTCGAGAACACCTATGCCATCGCCATGCGCGCCGACCGCGCCCAGTCGCTGGGCATCGCGGCGCTCTCCGACCTGCGCGCGCATCCCGGCCTGAAGCTGGTGTTCAGCAACGAGTTCCTCGACAGGAAGGATGGCTGGCCGCTGCTGCGCGGCCGTTACCGCCTGCCGCAGTCCGATGTGCGCGGCATGGAGCACGAACTGGCCTACCGGGCACTGGGCTCGGATGCCATCCACGCCACCGACGTTTACACCACCGACGCCAATATCCCCGCCTACGGGCTGACAGTACTGCGCGACGACCTGGCGGTGTTTCCCGAGTACCAGGCCGTCGTCCTCTACCGGCTGGACCTGCCGGCTGGCGCCATCGCCGCACTCAGGCAGCTTGAGGGACGGATCGACGTGGCTCGGATGCAGTCCATGAACGCCGACGTCACGCTGCGCGGCAAGACCGAGCGATCGGTCGCCGCCGCCTTTCTCCAGCCGGGCGCGCCCCCCTCGCCCGACGCTGCCGGCTTCTGGCGCCGTCTCGTACGGACCACCGGCGCGCATCTGACCCTGGTGGGGCTCTCGCTGGGCGCCGCCATCCTGGTGGCGGTGCCGCTGGGTATTCTGGCCTATCGGCGCCCGCGCGCCGGACAGGTCATTCTGGCCGTGGCAGGTGTTGCCCAGACCATCCCGTCGCTGGCGCTGTTCGTGTTCATGATCCCGTTGGTCGGCATCGGCGGGCCGCCGGCGCTGATCGCCCTGTTCCTCTACAGCCTGCTGCCGATCGTCCGGAACACCCATGCGGGCCTGCACGGGATCCCTGCGTCGCTGCGGGAGTCGGCCGAGGCGCTGGGCCTGCCCAGGGGGGTGATCCTGCGACGCATCGAGCTGCCGCTGGCGACCCGGTCGATCATGGCCGGAATCAAGATCGCGGCGGTGATCAATGTGGGCACCGCAACCCTGGGCGCGCTGATCGGCGCCGGCGGCTATGGCCAGCCGATCCTGACCGGCATTCGACTCGCCGACACCGGCATGATCCTGGAGGGCGCGGTGCCCGCCGCACTGCTGGCGCTGGCGACGCAGGGCCTGTTCGAGTTGCTCGAACGCAGGCTCGTCCCCCGGGGATTGCGCTTGCCGCCCCGGGCAACCGATGCATAA
- a CDS encoding ATP-binding cassette domain-containing protein — protein MLELRNAAKRFGEAQAVRPLSLAIPEGLTTVLIGPSGCGKSTLLRMLIGLAPPDTGEVLFEGAPLAGQIAAARRCTGYVIQDGGLFPHLTARENICLMPAHLGWTVQAQADRVDTLTALTRFPAERLDAFPGELSGGQRQRVAIMRALALDPDVLLLDEPLGALDPLIRRGLQDDLRDIFRALSKTIVLVTHDMHEAAFFGDRIVLMRGGAIVQQGGIDDLLERPADPFVTEFVRAQRSELPL, from the coding sequence ATGCTGGAATTACGGAATGCGGCGAAACGGTTTGGCGAGGCGCAGGCGGTCAGGCCGTTGTCGCTGGCGATTCCGGAAGGCCTCACCACAGTGCTGATCGGCCCCAGCGGCTGCGGCAAGTCGACGCTTTTGCGCATGCTGATCGGACTGGCGCCGCCTGATACGGGCGAGGTCCTGTTCGAGGGCGCGCCGCTTGCCGGCCAGATCGCCGCGGCCCGGCGGTGCACCGGCTATGTCATCCAGGATGGCGGCTTGTTCCCTCATCTTACGGCACGCGAGAACATTTGCCTGATGCCGGCGCATCTCGGCTGGACCGTGCAGGCGCAGGCGGACCGGGTCGATACGCTGACCGCCCTTACCCGCTTTCCCGCCGAGCGCCTCGATGCCTTTCCCGGCGAGTTGTCCGGCGGCCAGCGGCAACGGGTCGCCATCATGCGGGCTCTGGCGCTCGATCCCGATGTGCTGCTGCTCGACGAGCCGCTCGGCGCGCTCGACCCGCTGATCCGCCGCGGCCTGCAGGACGACCTGCGCGACATCTTCCGCGCCCTGTCCAAGACCATCGTATTGGTGACCCACGACATGCATGAAGCCGCGTTCTTCGGAGACCGGATCGTGCTGATGCGCGGCGGCGCGATCGTGCAGCAGGGCGGCATCGACGACCTGCTGGAGCGCCCCGCCGACCCGTTCGTCACCGAGTTCGTTCGCGCCCAACGCAGCGAGCTGCCGCTGTGA
- a CDS encoding MFS transporter yields the protein MTAQSGAAAEAAYPPISKAWQAVGVLAIATVFAFIDRHLLYILSEPVRETLGVTDTQISLLQGMAFVVFYALFGLPIGRLVDRRNRRNIVIAGVLAWSVMTLACGMATDFWTLFAARAGVGIGEACLAPAAFSMIADYFPPRLRGRAMACIVMSITLGSGCSYLIGAGMANLIPGAEQVDLPLLGATYGWQLTFFAAALPGFVIALLLLFVDEPARRETVPHVAAGSSVAMTIWSYSRRHRTILVCLMLGAGFVALVSYAVVAWMTALYVRYFGYSVATIGTTLGLINIIAGLPGGMVGGYLSDYFATRSGRGGRYNVMVIGIALGIPVLVLWPQVDSAIASLVCLAALMFILPLIVASIPSTLQAIVPNQFRGQMTAVLYLINGAFGVAFGPLLIALGTDYLFTEGGLRQSLLVLLPAMMAIAWLLILVGRSGYERARLELPE from the coding sequence GTGACGGCGCAATCAGGCGCCGCCGCTGAAGCCGCCTACCCGCCGATCTCCAAGGCATGGCAGGCTGTCGGCGTCCTCGCGATCGCGACGGTATTCGCATTCATCGACCGGCACCTGCTTTACATTCTCAGCGAGCCGGTCCGCGAGACGCTGGGCGTTACCGACACCCAGATCAGCCTGCTTCAGGGCATGGCTTTCGTCGTGTTCTATGCCCTGTTCGGCCTGCCCATCGGCCGGCTGGTCGACCGGCGGAACCGCCGGAATATCGTCATCGCGGGCGTTCTGGCCTGGAGCGTGATGACCCTGGCCTGCGGCATGGCGACGGATTTCTGGACCCTCTTCGCCGCCCGCGCGGGCGTCGGCATCGGCGAGGCCTGCCTCGCGCCCGCCGCGTTCTCGATGATCGCCGATTATTTCCCGCCGCGGCTGCGCGGCCGGGCCATGGCCTGCATCGTCATGTCGATCACCCTGGGCTCGGGCTGCTCGTACCTGATCGGCGCCGGCATGGCCAATCTGATTCCCGGCGCCGAGCAGGTCGATCTGCCGCTGCTGGGCGCCACCTATGGCTGGCAGCTCACTTTTTTCGCCGCCGCCCTGCCGGGCTTCGTGATCGCCCTGCTGCTGCTGTTCGTCGACGAACCGGCCCGGCGCGAGACCGTGCCGCATGTCGCGGCCGGTTCGTCGGTCGCCATGACCATCTGGAGCTATTCGCGCCGGCACCGGACGATCCTGGTCTGCCTGATGCTGGGCGCCGGCTTCGTGGCGCTGGTGTCCTACGCGGTCGTCGCCTGGATGACGGCGCTCTACGTCCGGTATTTTGGCTATTCGGTCGCCACCATCGGCACCACCCTGGGCCTGATCAACATCATCGCCGGTCTTCCCGGCGGCATGGTGGGCGGCTATCTTAGCGACTACTTCGCCACCCGTTCCGGCCGCGGCGGCAGGTACAATGTCATGGTGATCGGCATCGCGCTGGGAATCCCCGTGCTGGTCCTTTGGCCCCAGGTCGATTCGGCGATCGCCAGCCTGGTCTGCCTGGCCGCGCTGATGTTCATCCTGCCGCTCATCGTCGCCAGCATTCCCAGCACGCTGCAGGCCATCGTGCCCAACCAGTTCCGGGGACAGATGACCGCCGTGCTCTATCTGATCAACGGCGCTTTCGGGGTCGCGTTCGGGCCGCTGCTAATCGCACTGGGAACCGACTACCTGTTCACCGAAGGCGGTTTGCGGCAATCGCTGCTGGTGCTGCTGCCCGCCATGATGGCCATCGCCTGGCTCCTCATCTTGGTCGGTCGGTCGGGCTACGAGCGGGCGCGTCTCGAATTGCCGGAATAA
- a CDS encoding PAS domain S-box protein → MITGSRQLARAMADMAWTAMADGSIDFVNDKAKAYSGSSAASPGDMLDAVHPDDRATMLEGWAAAFRHGEAFEIEVRGRRHDSMYRWCRIRIIPVLGKDGAVDHWFGTSTDVHESHESLQALRLAQQHSETLLVKLQRILDHSVDAICSFTADGTCVEMSARCRDIWGYEPDELIGRHFGDLIHPDDRENSRQHNMAIREGQQVTTMLQRHFRKNGGLVYIQWSSVWSADDHLFFNIARDVTAQIEAETRLRQAQRLETLGQLTGGVAHDFNNLLTVILGNAEFLAEQLPPDGDLHQMAIAMQDAAERGSALNRRLLAFARRQALEPRVSDINALMGSMDHLLRRTLGEQVEIEMVRAGGLWRGFVDAGQLESAVLNLCLNARDAMPGGGRLTIETANAYLDGTYAASHEDVTPGQYVMIAVSDTGDGMPPDVVSRAFEPFFTTKDVGKGSGLGLSMVYGFVKQSGGHIKIYSELGQGTVIRLYLPRTRDADHSTDASASRAASPSGTDKILLVEDDDLVRVHVEKQLLGLGYSVVAVSSGPQALEVLRNVADFDLLFTDVVMPGGMNGQQLAAEARRLQPRLPVLFSSGYTENAIIHHGRLDPGVHLLNKPYRREEMARKVREVLGLARESAPQET, encoded by the coding sequence ATGATTACAGGATCAAGGCAATTGGCGCGCGCCATGGCGGACATGGCCTGGACCGCGATGGCCGATGGCTCGATCGACTTCGTCAACGACAAGGCCAAGGCCTATAGCGGCAGCTCGGCGGCCAGCCCCGGCGATATGCTCGACGCTGTTCATCCGGATGACCGCGCAACCATGCTCGAGGGCTGGGCGGCGGCTTTCCGGCATGGCGAGGCCTTCGAGATCGAGGTGCGCGGGCGCCGTCACGACAGTATGTATCGCTGGTGCCGCATCAGGATTATTCCGGTGCTTGGCAAGGACGGCGCCGTCGACCATTGGTTCGGCACCTCGACCGACGTTCACGAATCGCATGAATCGCTGCAAGCCCTGCGCCTGGCCCAGCAGCACAGTGAAACGCTGCTCGTCAAACTCCAGCGCATCCTTGATCACTCCGTCGATGCGATCTGTAGCTTTACGGCGGACGGGACCTGCGTCGAGATGAGTGCGCGCTGCAGGGACATCTGGGGCTATGAGCCCGACGAACTGATCGGCCGCCATTTTGGCGACCTGATCCATCCCGATGACAGGGAGAACTCGCGCCAACATAACATGGCAATCCGGGAGGGGCAGCAGGTCACCACCATGCTGCAGCGGCATTTTCGGAAAAATGGCGGGCTGGTATACATCCAGTGGTCTTCGGTGTGGTCTGCCGATGACCATCTGTTCTTCAACATCGCCCGCGACGTGACGGCGCAGATCGAGGCGGAAACCCGTCTGCGGCAGGCGCAGCGCCTTGAGACGCTGGGACAACTGACCGGCGGCGTGGCGCACGATTTCAACAACCTGCTGACGGTCATCCTGGGCAATGCCGAGTTTCTCGCGGAACAACTCCCCCCGGACGGCGACCTGCATCAGATGGCAATCGCCATGCAGGATGCCGCCGAGCGCGGTTCGGCGCTCAATCGCCGGTTGCTCGCCTTCGCCAGGCGGCAGGCGCTGGAGCCGCGGGTGTCCGATATCAACGCGCTCATGGGCTCCATGGATCATCTGTTGCGCCGGACTCTGGGCGAACAGGTCGAGATTGAAATGGTTCGCGCCGGCGGGTTGTGGCGCGGCTTCGTCGATGCGGGCCAGCTGGAATCCGCCGTCCTCAACCTGTGCCTCAATGCCCGCGACGCCATGCCCGGCGGAGGACGCCTGACCATCGAAACCGCCAACGCCTATCTGGACGGCACCTATGCCGCCAGCCACGAGGACGTAACGCCGGGCCAATATGTGATGATCGCCGTTTCTGACACCGGAGACGGTATGCCGCCGGATGTGGTCAGCCGTGCTTTCGAGCCGTTCTTTACCACCAAGGATGTGGGCAAGGGCAGCGGCCTTGGCCTGTCCATGGTCTACGGCTTCGTCAAACAGTCTGGCGGGCACATCAAGATATATTCCGAGCTTGGCCAGGGCACGGTCATACGGCTCTACCTGCCCCGCACCCGCGACGCCGACCACAGCACAGACGCGTCCGCGTCCCGCGCTGCTTCGCCAAGCGGGACGGACAAGATACTCCTGGTCGAGGACGATGATCTGGTCCGCGTTCATGTGGAGAAGCAATTGCTGGGACTGGGGTATAGCGTCGTCGCGGTGTCCAGCGGGCCGCAGGCGCTTGAGGTGCTCCGGAACGTGGCGGATTTCGACCTTCTGTTCACCGACGTGGTCATGCCAGGCGGTATGAACGGCCAGCAGCTCGCCGCCGAGGCCCGGCGCCTGCAACCGCGCCTGCCGGTGCTGTTCAGCTCTGGGTACACCGAAAATGCCATTATCCACCACGGCCGGCTCGACCCGGGCGTGCACCTGCTCAACAAACCCTATCGGCGTGAGGAAATGGCCCGCAAGGTCCGCGAGGTGCTTGGCCTGGCCCGAGAGAGCGCGCCCCAGGAAACCTAG